Proteins co-encoded in one Arachis stenosperma cultivar V10309 chromosome 7, arast.V10309.gnm1.PFL2, whole genome shotgun sequence genomic window:
- the LOC130940216 gene encoding potassium channel SKOR isoform X1, translated as MNDVGKNNKKVKVTVEEHDEKRRGKMTTTDSSSSTSSTESSSSDEREYEVQDLRDRLKSSRGSRFDLIENEFGLNSARRKFSRQALLDGIRGISKGAVIHPENRWYRLWTKFILVWAVYSSFFTPMEFGFFRGLPENLFILDIIGQLAFLVDIVLQFFLAYRDSQTYRMVYKRTPIALRYLKTDFIFDFLGCMPWDIIFKVCGHREEVRYLLWIRLYRVRKVTEFFHNLEKDIRVNYIITRIVKLLVVELYCTHTAACIFYYLATTLPESQEEYTWIGSLQLGGYSYQHFREIDLWKRYTTSLYFAIVTMATVGYGDIHAVNLREMIFIMVYVSFDMVLGAYLIGNMTALIVKGSKTEKFRDKMTDLMKYMNRNRLGRDIREQIKGHLRLQFESSYTEAAVLQEIPISIRSKISQTLYLPCIQMVPLFKGCSSEFINQIVTRLHEEFFLPGEVIMEQGNVVDQLYFVCHGVLELVGTAEDGTEETVSLLEPNSSFGEISILCNIPQPYTVRVCELCRLLRLDKQSFTNILDIYFYDGRKILNNLLEGKETSRGKQLESDITFHIGKQEAELALKVNSAAFNGDLYQLKGLVRAGADPNKTDYDGRSPLVRSLQHFKCLVCFGNACLTRFFFQQHLAASRGYEDITLFLIQEGVDINVSDNFGNTPLLEAVKSGHDRVASLLVREGAAMKIEDGGSFLCTAVARGDSDYLKRLLSNGMDPNLKDYDYRSPLHVAAAEGLYFMAKLLLEAGASVFTKDRWGKTPLDEARMSGNKNLIKLLEDAKSAQLSELLCPAQELTDKMHPQKCTVFPFHPWDPKDHTKHGIVLWIPHTIEELIKMAADQFEFPSDSCVFILSEDAGKITDVDMIKDGQKLYLVHQTH; from the exons ATGAACGATGTTGGAAAGAACAATAAGAAAGTGAAGGTGACCGTGGAAGAACACGACGAGAAACGGAGGGGGAAGATGACGACGACGGATTCTTCTTCGTCTACGTCATCGACGGAGTCGTCTTCTTCCGACGAGAGGGAATACGAAGTACAGGACCTCCGTGACCGGCTGAAATCGTCGCGAGGAAGCAGGTTTGACCTCATAGAGAACGAGTTCGGACTCAACTCGgctaggaggaagttcagtcGTCAAGCGCTCCTCGATGGAATCCGAGGCATCTCCAAGGGCGCTGTCATCCACCCAGAAAACAG GTGGTATCGATTATGGACAAAGTTCATATTGGTATGGGCAGTGTACTCATCGTTTTTCACTCCAATGGAGTTTGGATTCTTTCGTGGGTTGCCTGAGAATCTGTTTATATTGGATATCATAGGGCAGCTAGCTTTTCTTGTGGACATAGTTTTGCAGTTCTTTCTTGCTTATAGAGATAGTCAGACCTATCGCATGGTCTACAAGCGTACCCCTATTGCTTTGCG GTACCTAAAAACTGACTTCATCTTTGATTTTCTTGGATGTATGCCTTGGGATATCATATTCAAG GTTTGTGGACACAGAGAAGAAGTTAGGTACCTCTTGTGGATCAGATTATATCGGGTGCGGAAAGTCACCGAATTTTTCCATAATTTGGAGAAGGATATACGTGTTAATTACATCATTACTCGGATTGTGAAACTTTTAGTAGTTGAACTCTACTGCACCCACACTGCAGCCTGCATTTTCTACTATTTGGCTACTACACTTCCTGAATCCCAAGAAGAGTACACATGGATTGGAAGTTTACAGCTTGGTGGTTATAGTTATCAACATTTCAGAGAAATTGATCTTTGGAAGCGCTACACAACATCCTTGTATTTTGCTATCGTTACTATGGCTACTGTTG GCTATGGAGATATACATGCAGTAAACTTGAGGGAGATGATATTCATAATGGTATATGTCTCATTTGACATGGTTCTTGGTGCTTATTTGATCGGTAACATGACAGCTTTGATAGTCAAGGGATCAAAAACTGAGAAATTTAGGGACAAGATGACAGATCTTATGAAATATATGAATAGAAATAGACTTGGACGGGATATCCGTGAACAAATAAAAGGCCATCTGCGCTTACAGTTTGAGAGTAGCTATACCGAGGCTGCTGTCCTTCAGGAAATTCCCATTTCTATTCGCTCTAAG ATATCTCAAACATTATACTTGCCATGCATTCAAATGGTTCCTCTTTTTAAGGGCTGTTCTTCAGAATTCATCAATCAGATA GTTACCAGGCTCCACGAGGAATTTTTTCTTCCAGGAGAGGTTATCATGGAACAAGGAAATGTCGTGGATCAACTATATTTTGTCTGTCATGGTGTGCTG GAGTTAGTAGGCACTGCTGAGGATGGAACTGAAGAAACTGTTTCACTTCTGGAACCTAACAGTTCATTTGGAGAGATATCCATTCTTTGCAACATTCCTCAACCATATACTGTTCGTGTCTGCGAACTCTGTAGGCTCCTGCGGCTTGATAAACAATCGTTTACAAATATCCTTGATATATACTTTTATGATGGAAGGAAGATATTAAACAACCTTCTTGAG GGAAAAGAGACTTCTCGTGGTAAGCAATTAGAGTCAGACATCACATTTCATATTGGAAAGCAAGAAGCTGAACTTGCTTTGAAGGTCAACAGTGCAGCTTTCAATGGGGATCTGTATCAGCTAAAAGGTTTAGTTAGAGCTGGAGCTGATCCCAACAAGACAGATTACGATGGAAGATCACCTTTGGTGAGGAGCTTGCAACATTTCAAATGTCTTGTATGTTTTGGCAATGCTTGTCTGACACGTTTTTTCTTCCAACAGCATCTTGCTGCATCCAGAGGCTACGAAGACATCACACTTTTCCTTATTCAAGAAGGCGTAGACATCAATGTTAGCG ATAATTTTGGGAACACACCCTTACTTGAAGCAGTTAAGAGTGGACATGATCGTGTTGCTTCTTTACTTGTTAGAGAAGGAGCCGCCATGAAGATAGAAGATGGCGGTAGTTTTCTATGCACAGCAGTTGCAAGGGGAGATTCAGATTATCTTAAAAGGCTACTGTCTAATGGCATGGATCCCAACTTGAAAGATTATGATTACCGAAGCCCTTTGCACGTTGCTGCAGCTGAAGGTTTATACTTCATGGCAAAGTTGCTATTAGAAGCTGGAGCCAGTGTTTTTACCAAGGACAG ATGGGGAAAAACCCCACTTGATGAAGCTCGAATGAGTGGAAATAAGAACCTAATCAAACTACTAGAAGATGCAAAATCTGCTCAGTTGTCAGAATTGCTATGTCCCGCACAAGAACTTACAG ATAAAATGCATCCACAGAAATGTACTGTGTTCCCTTTCCACCCATGGGATCCAAAAGATCATACAAAACATGGCATTGTATTATGGATTCCACATACCATTGAAGAGCTAATCAAAATGGCAGCGGATCAATTTGAGTTTCCTAGTGAttcttgtgtttttattttatcagaAGATGCTGGTAAAATTACTGATGTGGACATGATTAAAGATGGTCAGAAGCTCTATTTAGTTCATCAAACACATTAG
- the LOC130940216 gene encoding potassium channel SKOR isoform X2, with the protein MNDVGKNNKKVKVTVEEHDEKRRGKMTTTDSSSSTSSTESSSSDEREYEVQDLRDRLKSSRGSRFDLIENEFGLNSARRKFSRQALLDGIRGISKGAVIHPENRWYRLWTKFILVWAVYSSFFTPMEFGFFRGLPENLFILDIIGQLAFLVDIVLQFFLAYRDSQTYRMVYKRTPIALRYLKTDFIFDFLGCMPWDIIFKVCGHREEVRYLLWIRLYRVRKVTEFFHNLEKDIRVNYIITRIVKLLVVELYCTHTAACIFYYLATTLPESQEEYTWIGSLQLGGYSYQHFREIDLWKRYTTSLYFAIVTMATVGYGDIHAVNLREMIFIMVYVSFDMVLGAYLIGNMTALIVKGSKTEKFRDKMTDLMKYMNRNRLGRDIREQIKGHLRLQFESSYTEAAVLQEIPISIRSKISQTLYLPCIQMVPLFKGCSSEFINQIVTRLHEEFFLPGEVIMEQGNVVDQLYFVCHGVLELVGTAEDGTEETVSLLEPNSSFGEISILCNIPQPYTVRVCELCRLLRLDKQSFTNILDIYFYDGRKILNNLLEGKETSRGKQLESDITFHIGKQEAELALKVNSAAFNGDLYQLKGLVRAGADPNKTDYDGRSPLHLAASRGYEDITLFLIQEGVDINVSDNFGNTPLLEAVKSGHDRVASLLVREGAAMKIEDGGSFLCTAVARGDSDYLKRLLSNGMDPNLKDYDYRSPLHVAAAEGLYFMAKLLLEAGASVFTKDRWGKTPLDEARMSGNKNLIKLLEDAKSAQLSELLCPAQELTDKMHPQKCTVFPFHPWDPKDHTKHGIVLWIPHTIEELIKMAADQFEFPSDSCVFILSEDAGKITDVDMIKDGQKLYLVHQTH; encoded by the exons ATGAACGATGTTGGAAAGAACAATAAGAAAGTGAAGGTGACCGTGGAAGAACACGACGAGAAACGGAGGGGGAAGATGACGACGACGGATTCTTCTTCGTCTACGTCATCGACGGAGTCGTCTTCTTCCGACGAGAGGGAATACGAAGTACAGGACCTCCGTGACCGGCTGAAATCGTCGCGAGGAAGCAGGTTTGACCTCATAGAGAACGAGTTCGGACTCAACTCGgctaggaggaagttcagtcGTCAAGCGCTCCTCGATGGAATCCGAGGCATCTCCAAGGGCGCTGTCATCCACCCAGAAAACAG GTGGTATCGATTATGGACAAAGTTCATATTGGTATGGGCAGTGTACTCATCGTTTTTCACTCCAATGGAGTTTGGATTCTTTCGTGGGTTGCCTGAGAATCTGTTTATATTGGATATCATAGGGCAGCTAGCTTTTCTTGTGGACATAGTTTTGCAGTTCTTTCTTGCTTATAGAGATAGTCAGACCTATCGCATGGTCTACAAGCGTACCCCTATTGCTTTGCG GTACCTAAAAACTGACTTCATCTTTGATTTTCTTGGATGTATGCCTTGGGATATCATATTCAAG GTTTGTGGACACAGAGAAGAAGTTAGGTACCTCTTGTGGATCAGATTATATCGGGTGCGGAAAGTCACCGAATTTTTCCATAATTTGGAGAAGGATATACGTGTTAATTACATCATTACTCGGATTGTGAAACTTTTAGTAGTTGAACTCTACTGCACCCACACTGCAGCCTGCATTTTCTACTATTTGGCTACTACACTTCCTGAATCCCAAGAAGAGTACACATGGATTGGAAGTTTACAGCTTGGTGGTTATAGTTATCAACATTTCAGAGAAATTGATCTTTGGAAGCGCTACACAACATCCTTGTATTTTGCTATCGTTACTATGGCTACTGTTG GCTATGGAGATATACATGCAGTAAACTTGAGGGAGATGATATTCATAATGGTATATGTCTCATTTGACATGGTTCTTGGTGCTTATTTGATCGGTAACATGACAGCTTTGATAGTCAAGGGATCAAAAACTGAGAAATTTAGGGACAAGATGACAGATCTTATGAAATATATGAATAGAAATAGACTTGGACGGGATATCCGTGAACAAATAAAAGGCCATCTGCGCTTACAGTTTGAGAGTAGCTATACCGAGGCTGCTGTCCTTCAGGAAATTCCCATTTCTATTCGCTCTAAG ATATCTCAAACATTATACTTGCCATGCATTCAAATGGTTCCTCTTTTTAAGGGCTGTTCTTCAGAATTCATCAATCAGATA GTTACCAGGCTCCACGAGGAATTTTTTCTTCCAGGAGAGGTTATCATGGAACAAGGAAATGTCGTGGATCAACTATATTTTGTCTGTCATGGTGTGCTG GAGTTAGTAGGCACTGCTGAGGATGGAACTGAAGAAACTGTTTCACTTCTGGAACCTAACAGTTCATTTGGAGAGATATCCATTCTTTGCAACATTCCTCAACCATATACTGTTCGTGTCTGCGAACTCTGTAGGCTCCTGCGGCTTGATAAACAATCGTTTACAAATATCCTTGATATATACTTTTATGATGGAAGGAAGATATTAAACAACCTTCTTGAG GGAAAAGAGACTTCTCGTGGTAAGCAATTAGAGTCAGACATCACATTTCATATTGGAAAGCAAGAAGCTGAACTTGCTTTGAAGGTCAACAGTGCAGCTTTCAATGGGGATCTGTATCAGCTAAAAGGTTTAGTTAGAGCTGGAGCTGATCCCAACAAGACAGATTACGATGGAAGATCACCTTTG CATCTTGCTGCATCCAGAGGCTACGAAGACATCACACTTTTCCTTATTCAAGAAGGCGTAGACATCAATGTTAGCG ATAATTTTGGGAACACACCCTTACTTGAAGCAGTTAAGAGTGGACATGATCGTGTTGCTTCTTTACTTGTTAGAGAAGGAGCCGCCATGAAGATAGAAGATGGCGGTAGTTTTCTATGCACAGCAGTTGCAAGGGGAGATTCAGATTATCTTAAAAGGCTACTGTCTAATGGCATGGATCCCAACTTGAAAGATTATGATTACCGAAGCCCTTTGCACGTTGCTGCAGCTGAAGGTTTATACTTCATGGCAAAGTTGCTATTAGAAGCTGGAGCCAGTGTTTTTACCAAGGACAG ATGGGGAAAAACCCCACTTGATGAAGCTCGAATGAGTGGAAATAAGAACCTAATCAAACTACTAGAAGATGCAAAATCTGCTCAGTTGTCAGAATTGCTATGTCCCGCACAAGAACTTACAG ATAAAATGCATCCACAGAAATGTACTGTGTTCCCTTTCCACCCATGGGATCCAAAAGATCATACAAAACATGGCATTGTATTATGGATTCCACATACCATTGAAGAGCTAATCAAAATGGCAGCGGATCAATTTGAGTTTCCTAGTGAttcttgtgtttttattttatcagaAGATGCTGGTAAAATTACTGATGTGGACATGATTAAAGATGGTCAGAAGCTCTATTTAGTTCATCAAACACATTAG